CTGGCTGGCCGCCGAGCGCTGGGACGTCCCGCTCGTCCACTCGATGCACACCATGGCCAAGGTCAAGAACCTGACGCTCGCCGAGGGCGACGCCCCCGAGCCGCTCGCCCGGGCGATCGGCGAGGCCCAGGTGGTGGCGGCCGCGGACCGCCTGGTGGCCAGCACGACCGAGGAGGCCGACCAGCTCGTCCAGCTCTACGACGCCGACCCGGACCAGGTGGTGAGGGTGCCGCCGGGCGTCGACCTCGGACTGTTCACGCCCGGCTCCCGCTCGCGGGCCCGGGCCGGGCTGGGCATCCCCGACGACGCGCACGTGCTGCTGTTCGTCGGCCGGATCCAGCCGCTCAAGGCCCCCGACGTCCTGCTGCGCGCGGCCGCCCGGCTGCTCGAGCTCCGGCCCGCGTTGCGCGAGCGGCTGGTCGTCGCAGTCGTGGGGGGGCCCTCGGGGTCGGGCCTGAGCCAGCCACGGGCGCTCGAGGCCCTGGCGGCCGAGCTCGGGGTTGCCGACGTCGTGCGCTTCGTCGAGCCGCAGGCGCAGGACGCGCTCCCTGACTGGTACCGCGCGGCCGACGTCACCGTCGTCCCCTCCTACAGCGAGTCCTTCGGTCTGGTCGCCATCGAGTCGCAGGCCTGCGGGACGCCGGTCGTCGCGGCCTCGGTCGGCGGGCTGCGCACGGCGGTCGCCGACGGCCGGTCCGGCCTCCTGGTGCCCGGCCACGACCCCGACGACTACGCGGCGGTGCTTGCCGCGCTGACCGACGACCCGCACCGACGGGCGGTGCTCGGTCACGGCGCCGTCGAGCACGCTGCCAGGTTCGGCTGGGGCGCGACCGCGGCCGGCGTGCTGGACGTCTACGGCGACGTGCTCGCCGAGCGCGCGATGCCGACGGCCATCGCGGTCAACAGGTGACGGTCCGCCAGCGGTGACCGGGGAGCAGGCACGGGCCCTCGACGTCCTGCTGGGCGCCCTGCGGGACGGCGAGGTCGAGCACGAGCAGCCGGAGCCCGGCACGGTAGTGGTCAGCCTCCCCGGCGAGCGCAAGCTCAAGACGACCGTCAGCCTGGTGGTGGGTGCGCACAGCCTGTCGGTCAACGCTTTCGTGGCCCGTCACCCGGACGAGAACCACGAGGCGGTCTACCGCTGGCTGCTCGAGCGCAACACCCGCCTCTACGCCGTCGCGTTCGCGCTCGACCACCTCGGTGACGTCTACCTGAGCGGCCGCCTGCCCCTGCACGCCGTCACACCGGCCGAGGTCGACCGGCTGCTCGGCACGGTCCTCGACGCCGCTGACTCGTCCTTCAACACCCTGCTCGAGCTCGGGTTCGCCAGCTCGATCCGCAAGGAGTGGGAGTGGCGGCTGTCCCGCGGCGAGCCGACGTACAACCTCGCCGCCTTCCGGCACCTCGCGCCGGGAGCCGCACCACCGCCGCCGGCCGACGGCTGACCCGCAGGCCGCTCAGCCGCCGCGGCGGACCGCCTGCTCGGCCTCGTCCCGGCCCTCCGGTGCGGGGGCCGGCACCGCGCCGGTCGGCGCGTGCTCGGCCGCCCGGATCTCGTCCAGCCGGCGGGACCGCGGCGGCCCGGCGAGCAGGTGACCGACGGCCGCCGCGCCGCACAGCACGCCGCAGCCGAGCCACAGGACCGTCTGGCCGAGGTGGTCGTAGACCCAGCCGCCGGCCACCGGTGCCACGAGGGCGGCGCCGCTGAAGGTCAGGCCGAAGGCCCCCTGGTAGCGGCCGCGCATGCTCGCGGGCGACAGGTCGGCGACGACAGCGGGTCCGATGGACGAGCCGATCAGCTCGCCGATGGTCCAGACGACGACCGTGAGGGCGTACGCCGTCATGGTGCTCGCCCACGCCGTCGAGGCGAACCCGACCGCCATGAACATCGCCGCCGTCGCGAGGACCCGCGCCGTGGCGAACCGCTCGACCCAGCGGGTGATGG
The Actinomycetes bacterium genome window above contains:
- a CDS encoding glycosyltransferase, which produces WLAAERWDVPLVHSMHTMAKVKNLTLAEGDAPEPLARAIGEAQVVAAADRLVASTTEEADQLVQLYDADPDQVVRVPPGVDLGLFTPGSRSRARAGLGIPDDAHVLLFVGRIQPLKAPDVLLRAAARLLELRPALRERLVVAVVGGPSGSGLSQPRALEALAAELGVADVVRFVEPQAQDALPDWYRAADVTVVPSYSESFGLVAIESQACGTPVVAASVGGLRTAVADGRSGLLVPGHDPDDYAAVLAALTDDPHRRAVLGHGAVEHAARFGWGATAAGVLDVYGDVLAERAMPTAIAVNR
- a CDS encoding YbjN domain-containing protein, whose amino-acid sequence is MTGEQARALDVLLGALRDGEVEHEQPEPGTVVVSLPGERKLKTTVSLVVGAHSLSVNAFVARHPDENHEAVYRWLLERNTRLYAVAFALDHLGDVYLSGRLPLHAVTPAEVDRLLGTVLDAADSSFNTLLELGFASSIRKEWEWRLSRGEPTYNLAAFRHLAPGAAPPPPADG